From the Scophthalmus maximus strain ysfricsl-2021 chromosome 11, ASM2237912v1, whole genome shotgun sequence genome, one window contains:
- the kcnj1a.1 gene encoding ATP-sensitive inward rectifier potassium channel 1a.1: MFGSVNKRIHETLAERKKRRARLVTKDGRCNIEYGNIKYSEHFAFLADFWTTFVEIRWRFVLFFFIASFTLSWFIFGLLWYWICRSNGDLTWQSPPLGHTPCVENVEGLTTAFLYSLETQTTIGYGGRALTPLCPGAVALLIIQSLLGAIINCFMCGVILSKISSPKKRAKTISFSEMAVISPKNGSLCLSIRVANLRKTLMIGSQLYGKLLRTTNTPDGETIIMDQMNIDFTVDAGKDNLFFVCPLTLYHIIDKSSPFFEMAVDTLHKQEFELVVFLDGTAESTSSSCQVRTSFIPSEIMWGYNFLPIISRSKEGKYRVDFSNFSKVVHVATAHCAYCFHNIKGHHHHSREGHDNPGFEVININDPPNVTKL; encoded by the coding sequence ATGTTCGGATCCGTGAACAAACGTATCCACGAAACTCTGGCTGAGCGAAAGAAACGCAGGGCCAGACTGGTGACCAAAGACGGTCGCTGCAACATCGAATACGGAAACATCAAGTACAGCGAACACTTTGCCTTCCTGGCTGACTTCTGGACCACCTTTGTGGAAATCCGCTGGCGCtttgttctcttcttcttcatcgccTCTTTTACCCTCAGCTGGTTCATTTTTGGCCTGCTGTGGTACTGGATCTGCCGCAGTAATGGAGACCTGACATGGCAAAGCCCCCCATTGGGTCACACTCCATGCGTTGAGAATGTTGAAGGTCTCACCACAGCGTTCCTCTACTCCCTCGAGACCCAGACAACTATTGGGTACGGTGGACGAGCGCTCACCCCTCTCTGCCCGGGTGCTGTGGCCCTTCTCATCATCCAGTCCCTCCTCGGAGCCATCATCAACTGCTTCATGTGCGGAGTGATCCTGTCCAAAATCTCTTCGCCTAAAAAGAGGGCCAAAACCATCTCATTTAGTGAAATGGCAGTCATCAGCCCCAAAAACGGCTCTCTTTGCCTGTCAATCAGAGTGGCCAACCTGCGCAAGACCCTGATGATAGGAAGCCAGCTCTACGGCAAGCTGCTGAGAACGACAAACACGCCAGACGGGGAGACGATCATCATGGACCAGATGAATATCGACTTCACGGTGGACGCTGGCAAAGACAACCTCTTCTTCGTTTGCCCACTCACGCTCTACCACATCATTGACAAGAGCAGCCCTTTCTTCGAGATGGCGGTGGACACGCTCCACAAGCAAGAGTTTGAGCTGGTCGTCTTCCTGGACGGCACGGCGGagtccaccagctcctcctgccaAGTGCGGACCTCCTTTATTCCTTCGGAGATCATGTGGGGCTACAACTTCTTGCCCATCATTTCCAGAAGCAAGGAGGGCAAGTACAGAGTAGATTTCTCCAACTTCTCCAAGGTGGTGCATGTGGCTACTGCACACTGTGCCTACTGTTTCCACAACATCAagggccaccaccaccactccagAGAGGGACATGACAACCCGGGCTTTGAAGTGATCAACATCAACGATCCCCCAAATGTCACCAAGTTGTGA